A window of the Xiashengella succiniciproducens genome harbors these coding sequences:
- a CDS encoding UDP-N-acetylmuramate--L-alanine ligase has protein sequence MRVHFIAVGGSVMHNLAIALKSKGYQVSGSDDEFFEPSKSRLASHGLLPEKEGWNPEVITRDLDAVILGMHARSDNPELQAAVRQGIKVYSFPEYLYEQCRSKTRVVIAGSHGKTTITSMVMHALRSNNWKFDYMVGAQLEGFDTMVGLSEDAEIAVFEGDEYLSSPIDKRSKFLWYKPHIALISGIAWDHINVFPTFEIYKDQFRHFADSVDRNGYLTWFSGDSSLKKMLDGKNRSFTIEPYFEVDSRYAGDVTLVVHKGREYPVPFFGAHNMQNLAGAMNVCRRLGLDDDAFLRSMGSFKGASRRLEAVAGDDSSSVFYDFAHAPSKLKATVEAVKSRYPSRKLVACMELHTFSSLDKNFLPQYHNTMLLADEPIVYFNPGVIEHKGLSPISTVEVAKAFNIPEHSVIVTPEALLERLEKIEFRNTNLLIMTSGSLGGIDIKAWISKKMDKTKQ, from the coding sequence ATGCGAGTTCACTTTATTGCCGTAGGCGGCAGCGTTATGCACAACCTGGCCATAGCCCTTAAGAGTAAGGGATATCAGGTCAGTGGTTCGGATGATGAGTTTTTTGAACCTAGTAAATCAAGGCTTGCATCCCATGGACTTTTACCTGAGAAGGAGGGGTGGAACCCTGAGGTTATAACTCGTGATCTGGATGCTGTGATACTTGGTATGCATGCCCGGAGTGATAATCCTGAACTTCAGGCAGCTGTACGTCAAGGCATAAAAGTGTATTCTTTCCCGGAATATCTGTATGAGCAGTGCCGGAGCAAAACCAGGGTTGTAATAGCAGGGAGTCATGGTAAGACTACAATTACTTCTATGGTTATGCATGCCCTGAGGTCCAACAATTGGAAGTTTGACTACATGGTGGGTGCCCAACTGGAAGGTTTCGATACCATGGTAGGTCTTAGTGAAGATGCTGAGATTGCTGTTTTTGAGGGAGATGAATACCTGTCTTCTCCGATTGACAAAAGGTCCAAGTTCTTATGGTACAAACCTCACATTGCCCTTATAAGTGGAATTGCCTGGGATCATATTAATGTCTTCCCGACCTTTGAGATTTATAAAGATCAGTTTAGGCATTTTGCTGACTCTGTAGACAGAAATGGCTACCTAACATGGTTTAGTGGTGATTCAAGCCTAAAGAAAATGCTTGATGGAAAAAATCGGAGTTTTACTATTGAGCCATATTTTGAAGTTGATAGCAGATATGCTGGAGATGTTACATTAGTAGTACATAAAGGCAGGGAATATCCTGTTCCTTTCTTTGGTGCACATAATATGCAGAACCTTGCGGGTGCCATGAATGTGTGCCGCAGGCTTGGTCTTGATGATGACGCTTTTTTGCGGTCCATGGGTAGTTTCAAGGGCGCTTCAAGGCGCCTTGAGGCCGTAGCCGGTGATGATAGTTCTTCTGTATTCTATGATTTTGCCCATGCTCCATCAAAACTAAAAGCTACTGTTGAGGCTGTAAAATCCCGTTATCCGTCGCGTAAGCTGGTCGCCTGTATGGAGCTCCATACATTCAGCAGCCTGGACAAAAACTTCCTTCCACAATACCACAATACAATGTTACTGGCAGATGAGCCAATTGTGTATTTCAACCCTGGTGTGATAGAACACAAGGGACTAAGCCCAATCAGTACTGTTGAAGTTGCAAAGGCCTTTAACATTCCGGAGCATTCTGTGATAGTAACTCCGGAAGCACTGCTTGAAAGGTTGGAAAAGATTGAGTTTAGAAATACCAACCTGCTTATTATGACTTCAGGCAGCCTGGGGGGAATTGACATCAAAGCATGGATCAGTAAGAAAATGGACAAAACCAAACAATAA
- a CDS encoding ATP-binding cassette domain-containing protein — protein sequence MSITVTNVSKYYGRQKALNNVSFSLKTGEVVGFLGPNGAGKSTMMRILTGYFNPSEGRVEVCGIDPAVDSITFRRKIGYLPEHNPLYDDMYITEYLYFVAGIYQLRDVKKRVEDIIELTGLTPERDKKIAFLSKGYRQRVGLAQALLPDPEVLILDEPTSGLDPNQIDGIRDLILNLGQSKTVLLSTHIMQEVKAICERAIIINKGNIVADEPLSRLGESIAHEIAIEAEFDKKADIEKLKAIVGLNSVTYTNNKYFITASEDIRPQIFRFAVDNNLVLMELQLKQQSLESIFRKLTS from the coding sequence ATGTCGATAACTGTGACCAATGTCTCAAAATATTATGGTAGACAAAAGGCCTTGAATAATGTCTCTTTCAGTCTCAAAACAGGAGAAGTTGTAGGTTTTCTGGGACCCAACGGGGCAGGCAAGTCAACCATGATGAGGATTCTTACAGGTTATTTCAACCCCTCGGAAGGAAGGGTTGAGGTATGTGGCATTGATCCTGCTGTCGACTCCATAACCTTCCGCCGGAAGATAGGTTACCTTCCTGAACACAATCCGCTATACGACGATATGTATATAACCGAGTACCTCTATTTCGTAGCCGGAATATATCAGCTCAGGGATGTTAAAAAGAGGGTTGAAGATATTATTGAACTCACCGGATTGACTCCAGAAAGGGACAAGAAGATTGCCTTCCTCTCAAAAGGATATAGGCAGCGTGTGGGTCTTGCACAGGCACTGCTGCCAGATCCGGAAGTTTTGATACTAGACGAACCGACTTCCGGTCTTGATCCCAACCAGATAGATGGTATCAGGGACCTCATCCTCAACCTTGGACAGTCCAAGACGGTTCTGCTTTCAACCCATATTATGCAGGAAGTAAAGGCCATTTGCGAAAGGGCTATTATAATCAACAAGGGTAATATAGTTGCCGACGAACCACTGAGCAGGCTCGGTGAAAGCATTGCTCATGAGATAGCCATCGAGGCTGAGTTTGATAAAAAGGCTGATATCGAAAAACTGAAAGCAATCGTTGGACTTAATTCGGTAACTTATACAAACAACAAATACTTCATTACTGCATCTGAAGATATTAGACCGCAAATCTTCAGATTTGCGGTCGACAATAATCTGGTGCTTATGGAACTGCAACTCAAGCAACAATCACTTGAAAGCATTTTCAGAAAACTCACAAGCTAA
- the purH gene encoding bifunctional phosphoribosylaminoimidazolecarboxamide formyltransferase/IMP cyclohydrolase has translation MSDKKRIKSALISVFYKDGLDEIVKILHSQGVVLYSTGGTQSFIESIGIPVSSVESLTGYPSILGGRVKTLHPNIFGGILNIREDKKHNEEITKYNIPEIDLVIVDLYPFEETVASGASHEDIIEKIDIGGISLIRAAAKNYNDVVIVSSRDQYPALLEILKAGKGDTTLKEREAFAAAAFAVSSGYDSAIFNYFSKGELPSLRLTANGRKQLRYGENPHQQGAYYGDLDKMFDQIHGKEISYNNLLDIEAAVALISEFDETTVAILKHNNACGLASRPALKEAWELALAADPVSAFGGIIVTNVPVDAESAAEIDKIFFEVIIAPEYDEAALEILKHKKNRIILIQKEAYKPTQTVRALLNGFLLQDADSKTEVPGDLKCVTTKAPTQREIEDMLFANKIVKHSKSNAIVLAANKQMIASGVGQTSRVDALRHSIEKAGSFNFDLKGAVMASDAFFPFADSVEIAHKAGITAVIQPGGSVRDQETIDFCNQHNVSMVFTGFRHFKH, from the coding sequence ATGAGTGACAAAAAAAGAATAAAATCTGCCCTTATTTCGGTTTTTTACAAAGATGGTCTTGACGAGATCGTAAAAATACTACACAGCCAGGGAGTGGTATTATATTCAACCGGAGGAACCCAATCGTTTATAGAAAGTATAGGCATCCCGGTATCCAGCGTTGAAAGCCTTACCGGATATCCTTCTATACTTGGAGGAAGGGTTAAGACCCTGCACCCCAACATCTTTGGTGGGATTCTGAATATCAGAGAAGACAAAAAGCACAACGAAGAGATAACAAAATACAACATACCTGAGATCGACCTTGTGATTGTCGATCTTTATCCTTTTGAAGAAACTGTTGCTTCAGGAGCTAGTCACGAAGATATCATTGAAAAGATCGATATAGGTGGCATTTCTCTTATCAGGGCTGCAGCCAAGAATTACAATGATGTCGTAATTGTTTCATCAAGGGATCAATACCCTGCCCTTCTTGAGATACTGAAGGCGGGCAAGGGAGACACCACCCTTAAGGAAAGGGAAGCTTTTGCTGCTGCTGCATTTGCAGTTTCCTCAGGTTATGACAGTGCCATCTTCAACTACTTCAGCAAGGGTGAGCTGCCTTCACTCAGACTTACAGCCAATGGCCGCAAACAACTCCGCTATGGAGAGAACCCTCATCAACAGGGAGCTTACTATGGGGATCTCGATAAAATGTTCGACCAGATTCATGGCAAGGAAATTTCATACAACAATCTACTGGATATAGAAGCTGCCGTAGCGCTGATCTCAGAATTTGATGAGACTACCGTAGCAATTCTTAAGCACAACAACGCCTGCGGACTTGCATCCAGACCTGCTCTGAAGGAAGCATGGGAACTGGCTCTGGCTGCTGATCCGGTGTCGGCCTTTGGAGGGATTATTGTAACCAATGTTCCCGTTGATGCAGAATCAGCAGCTGAAATAGACAAGATATTCTTTGAAGTAATTATTGCTCCGGAGTACGACGAGGCTGCTCTTGAAATCCTAAAGCATAAGAAGAACAGGATAATCCTCATCCAAAAAGAAGCATACAAACCAACGCAGACAGTCCGCGCCCTGCTTAACGGATTCCTGCTTCAGGATGCCGATAGCAAAACGGAGGTGCCAGGGGATCTGAAATGTGTTACTACCAAAGCTCCTACACAGAGAGAAATTGAAGATATGCTCTTTGCCAACAAGATTGTAAAACATTCCAAGTCAAATGCCATAGTTCTCGCGGCAAACAAACAGATGATTGCCAGTGGGGTTGGTCAGACTTCAAGGGTTGATGCCCTTAGGCATTCAATCGAAAAGGCCGGGTCCTTCAATTTTGATCTGAAGGGCGCAGTAATGGCATCCGATGCATTCTTCCCTTTTGCCGACTCTGTTGAGATCGCTCACAAAGCGGGTATCACTGCAGTTATTCAACCAGGTGGGTCAGTACGTGATCAGGAGACAATAGACTTCTGCAACCAACATAATGTTTCGATGGTATTTACCGGATTCCGACACTTTAAACATTAA
- a CDS encoding DUF4097 family beta strand repeat-containing protein, producing the protein MKRAFLFLLAVGFAVTVSAQELVDKVQLSFEGVNSINVKGAFCRTEFATSGSSEVLLDGEIRGLKKDSAVKIRYSQTGTRLNIWVEYPSLRNEQLKGYLILTVPESAEVTVSNISGSVSVEGPLYGKAIVETVSGSIIVSNLKAPAELKSTSGTIKAKSVQGDVKANSVGGEINIEEVMGFGKLSTVSGSINASGIYKGTEAQTISGAIGLREVVGGGKVNSVSGNISINAGKGDFHVGSTSGTVSLTSHEGILDIETISGSIVGSSVKLTGTSSFKSKSGNIDMDLTNRQEELSFDLESTSGGITYYGNKGKKRIFSDNGNIKINGNTLSGEISFK; encoded by the coding sequence ATGAAACGAGCATTTCTTTTTTTACTGGCAGTGGGCTTTGCCGTGACGGTATCAGCCCAGGAGTTGGTTGACAAAGTTCAACTAAGCTTTGAAGGTGTAAATTCCATAAATGTGAAGGGCGCCTTCTGTCGTACCGAGTTTGCGACTTCAGGCAGTTCGGAGGTCCTACTTGACGGTGAAATCAGAGGTTTGAAGAAGGATAGTGCAGTCAAGATAAGATATTCACAGACAGGTACCAGACTCAACATTTGGGTGGAATATCCAAGTTTGCGAAACGAACAGCTAAAGGGATACCTGATTTTGACTGTTCCTGAGAGTGCTGAGGTCACTGTCAGCAACATATCGGGTAGCGTCAGTGTCGAAGGACCCCTCTATGGAAAGGCAATTGTTGAAACTGTATCAGGTTCCATCATTGTCTCTAATCTTAAGGCTCCGGCAGAGCTAAAGTCAACTTCAGGAACTATTAAAGCTAAATCGGTTCAGGGGGATGTCAAAGCAAACAGTGTAGGCGGTGAAATCAATATTGAAGAAGTAATGGGTTTTGGTAAGTTGTCTACTGTATCAGGCAGCATAAATGCCTCTGGTATTTACAAGGGTACTGAAGCGCAGACAATTTCAGGAGCCATAGGGCTCAGGGAGGTCGTAGGTGGAGGCAAGGTTAACTCTGTGTCAGGCAATATCAGTATTAATGCTGGCAAGGGTGATTTTCATGTGGGTAGCACTTCCGGGACTGTATCACTCACAAGTCACGAAGGCATTCTGGATATTGAGACCATCAGTGGTAGTATAGTCGGAAGCAGTGTAAAACTTACCGGCACTTCGTCATTTAAAAGTAAGTCGGGCAACATAGATATGGATCTGACCAACAGGCAGGAGGAACTAAGCTTTGACCTTGAAAGCACTTCCGGTGGAATAACCTATTATGGAAATAAGGGAAAGAAGAGGATCTTTTCGGATAATGGGAATATCAAGATTAACGGTAATACTTTGTCTGGAGAAATCAGTTTCAAATAG
- a CDS encoding ComF family protein translates to MLRLQIAESRKWLNGFLSLVYPASCINCGTSLYDHEKYLCLKCIHKLPATGYEMYHDNPVARMFWGRVPLRFAVSFFHYRKNESLRQLIRMLKYHNEPQIGITLGKMSGLKLLKSPYYEKPDLIIPVPLHPERQRKRGYNQCEMIAEGLSAVLQVPIESTLLLRARNNSSQTTHSGYERWENVEDVFATSEGEKYTGKHLLIVDDVVTTGATIEACCQTLLKDIPNIRLSAVSLGYSHQ, encoded by the coding sequence ATGTTAAGACTTCAAATCGCAGAGTCCCGAAAGTGGCTCAATGGTTTTTTGTCACTCGTCTATCCCGCAAGTTGCATCAATTGCGGTACCTCTCTCTATGACCACGAGAAATATCTCTGCCTTAAATGCATACACAAACTTCCTGCTACCGGATACGAAATGTATCATGACAACCCCGTTGCCCGTATGTTTTGGGGCAGGGTTCCACTTCGCTTTGCCGTATCCTTCTTTCATTACCGGAAAAACGAAAGCCTCAGGCAACTTATCCGCATGCTCAAATACCATAATGAGCCCCAAATAGGGATAACGCTCGGGAAAATGTCAGGATTGAAGCTGTTAAAATCACCTTATTACGAAAAACCAGACCTGATTATTCCCGTGCCGCTTCACCCTGAAAGACAACGAAAGAGGGGTTACAACCAATGCGAGATGATTGCTGAAGGTCTGTCCGCAGTCCTTCAGGTTCCCATTGAGTCAACTCTATTGTTAAGGGCCAGAAACAACTCATCACAAACGACTCATTCGGGATATGAAAGATGGGAAAATGTAGAGGATGTATTTGCAACTTCAGAAGGAGAGAAATACACAGGAAAGCATCTTTTGATAGTAGATGATGTTGTCACAACGGGAGCCACGATAGAAGCGTGCTGCCAGACACTTTTGAAAGACATTCCGAATATCAGATTAAGTGCTGTCTCATTAGGATATTCGCACCAATAA
- a CDS encoding acetyl-CoA hydrolase/transferase family protein has translation MGYKTVTAEEAVKVIKSGDRVHLSSVAVTPWALTRAMVERGRRGEFKNVKIQHIHTEGPAPYADKEFEGIFQLESFFVGANVRKATQQGYADYIPVFLSETQKLIREGYLKVNVAMIQVSPPDKHGYVSLGTSVDATLAAIENADTVIAQVNKYVPRAFGDAMIPANMIDYFVEHDEPLYLHHNSPISEIEQKIGYNVAQLVEDGACLQMGIGGIPNAVLAELGNHKNLGVHTEMFSDGLLPLIASGVVNGSQKQIGKGKIVASFLMGSQALYDFVDDNPMVAMMDVAFTNGIHVIRKNKKVTAINSALSVDITGQVCADSIGTTHYSGVGGQIDFIRGASHSEGGKPIIAMPSVTSKGVSKITPTLMEGAGVVTTRANMHWLVTEFGAVNLYGKTLQERARLIISVAHPDHRETLEKAAFERFGPHFHYISRD, from the coding sequence ATGGGCTACAAAACAGTTACAGCCGAAGAGGCGGTCAAGGTAATTAAGTCAGGTGACAGAGTTCACCTCAGCAGCGTCGCCGTAACTCCATGGGCGCTCACCAGGGCAATGGTCGAGAGAGGACGCAGAGGAGAGTTCAAAAACGTAAAAATTCAGCATATACATACAGAGGGGCCTGCTCCTTATGCTGACAAGGAGTTTGAAGGAATTTTCCAGCTCGAATCATTCTTTGTTGGAGCAAATGTAAGAAAGGCCACACAACAAGGTTACGCTGATTATATTCCGGTATTCCTTAGCGAAACCCAGAAGCTGATCCGTGAAGGTTACCTGAAGGTAAATGTTGCAATGATTCAGGTGTCTCCTCCGGACAAGCATGGTTATGTCTCTCTGGGTACTTCAGTTGATGCCACTCTGGCAGCTATTGAAAATGCTGACACTGTAATTGCTCAGGTTAACAAATATGTACCAAGAGCTTTTGGTGATGCAATGATACCTGCCAACATGATTGACTATTTTGTTGAGCATGACGAACCCCTGTATCTGCACCATAACTCACCAATCTCTGAAATCGAGCAAAAGATTGGTTACAACGTGGCTCAGCTTGTTGAAGACGGAGCTTGCCTGCAAATGGGTATCGGTGGTATTCCAAATGCAGTACTTGCTGAACTAGGTAACCACAAGAACCTTGGTGTACACACTGAAATGTTCTCTGACGGTCTGCTGCCATTGATTGCCAGTGGTGTAGTAAACGGTAGCCAAAAGCAAATCGGTAAAGGCAAGATCGTTGCTTCATTCCTGATGGGTTCTCAGGCCCTTTATGACTTTGTCGATGACAACCCTATGGTCGCAATGATGGATGTGGCCTTCACCAACGGTATTCATGTAATCCGCAAGAACAAGAAGGTAACTGCAATCAACTCTGCACTGTCAGTTGATATTACCGGTCAGGTATGTGCTGACTCTATTGGTACTACTCACTACTCAGGTGTAGGTGGTCAGATCGACTTCATCAGAGGTGCAAGCCACTCTGAAGGTGGTAAGCCGATTATTGCAATGCCTTCTGTTACATCGAAGGGTGTTTCAAAGATAACTCCAACCCTGATGGAAGGTGCCGGTGTTGTAACTACACGTGCCAATATGCACTGGTTAGTAACTGAATTCGGAGCTGTAAACCTGTACGGAAAAACTCTGCAGGAAAGAGCCCGCCTGATAATCTCAGTTGCTCACCCCGATCATAGGGAAACATTGGAAAAGGCCGCTTTCGAAAGATTCGGACCACACTTCCACTATATATCAAGAGACTAG
- the pdxH gene encoding pyridoxamine 5'-phosphate oxidase, with protein sequence MNKEFQDLRKDYVRGDLSLERLDADPLAQLDQWLRDALEAGAVEPTAMALSTVTPSGAPHSRMVLLKGLEKDGLVFYTNYNSDKGKAIESNPQVSVLFFWPLLERQVRVEGVAQKVAPEVSDAYFASRPRESRLGALASPQSSVVESYEYLEKTWLKLKEEYEGKEVPRPAHWGGYIIKPHIFEFWQGGHGRLHKRFRYKWEDGNWIIETLAP encoded by the coding sequence ATGAATAAGGAATTTCAAGATCTTCGCAAGGATTATGTAAGAGGGGATTTGTCACTCGAAAGACTGGATGCTGATCCGCTAGCCCAACTAGACCAGTGGTTGAGGGATGCATTGGAAGCTGGTGCAGTTGAACCGACTGCAATGGCATTGTCGACGGTGACACCGTCCGGCGCACCTCATAGCCGGATGGTGCTGCTAAAGGGGCTTGAGAAGGATGGCCTTGTATTCTATACAAACTATAACAGTGACAAAGGAAAGGCTATAGAATCCAATCCTCAGGTGTCGGTGCTCTTTTTCTGGCCTCTGCTTGAAAGGCAGGTAAGGGTGGAGGGAGTCGCTCAAAAGGTTGCCCCTGAGGTATCTGACGCATATTTTGCTTCCCGTCCGCGGGAAAGCAGGCTTGGTGCTCTGGCTTCCCCTCAAAGCAGTGTTGTTGAGAGCTATGAGTACCTTGAGAAGACATGGCTTAAGCTAAAGGAAGAGTATGAAGGAAAAGAAGTTCCCCGTCCTGCCCACTGGGGAGGTTATATTATCAAGCCCCATATATTTGAGTTTTGGCAGGGTGGACACGGTAGGCTGCACAAGAGGTTTCGCTACAAGTGGGAAGACGGCAACTGGATAATTGAGACCCTTGCTCCCTGA